GCCATCGCGCGGGAACGCTTCCGCGGCGGCCAGTTGTTCTGCGTGGTTCCCCATATCGAGGATATCGACCGGATGCGCGAGCGTCTGGCCGAAATCGCCCCCGATCTCCGCTGCGCCACCGCCCATGGCCGCCTCGCGCCCACCGAGATCGAACGGGTGATGACCGAGTTCAGCGAGGGCAAATACGATGTCCTGCTGGCGACCAACATCATCGAATCCGGCCTCGACATGCCGGCGGTCAACACTATCCTGATCTGGCGCGCCGACCTGTTCGGCCTCGGCCAGCTTTATCAGCTCCGGGGCCGGGTCGGGCGCGGCAAGCAGCGCGGCTACGCCTACCTCACCTGGCCCGCATCCCACAAACTCGCCGCCTCCTCGCAAAAGCGGCTCGAAGTCATGCAGACGCTCGATACCCTCGGAGCCGGTTTCACCCTCGCTTCGCACGATCTCGACCTGCGCGGTGCCGGCAACCTCCTGGGCGATGAGCAATCCGGCCATATCCGCGAAATCGGCATCGAACTCTACCAGCAGATGCTTGAGGACGCCGTGGCGGATCTGCGCGCCGCCGGCAGCACGGGCGAGCGCGAACGCGCCCGGGACTGGACGCCGAATATCAGCCTCGGCCTGCCGGTGCTGATCCCCGAAACCTACGTGGCCGATCTGCCGGTGCGCCTCGGCCTGTATCGCAGGATCGGGTCGCTCGGCACCGATGCCGAGAGCGAGGCGCTCGCCGCCGAACTGGTCGACCGCTTCGGCCCGATGCCACCGGAAGTCGAAAATCTGCTCGCCACCGTCGCCCTGAAACGCACATGCCGCGAAATCGGCATCGAGAAACTCGAAGCCGGGCCGAAAGGCATGGTCATCGGCTTCCGCGGCAATTCCTTTGCCAATCCCGGCGGGCTGATCGCCTGGCTCGCCACCCGCGCCGGCGTCCTGCGGCTCCGACCCGACCACAAGCTGGTCCTCGCGCGCGAGATGGACGTGGCCGCCCGGCTCGCGGCGGCGCGGGACATCGTGGCCAATCTCCAGCGGATCATCGGCCAGTCACAGGCGGCATGACAAGGGCGACATTGCGAACGCATGGCCTAATTGCAATTTGAACCCGCAGGATCGTTGCTCATCTCTTCGTGATGAAAGCGTCCTGCAGTGGGGCGTTCCATCAACGAAAGGTCGTTCATGGCACACCGTAACGCAACCATTTCATCAATCCGGCTCGGCGCGGGTCTGCTGGCCGCAACCCTGATCGCCGCTCCCGCCTTCGCGCAGACCATGGCGCCGGGAACCACGCCCGGTACATCCTCGGGTACCATGATGCCGGCTGGCCCGGCATCGAGCGCGACCATCGCCAGGGCCGGGCGCGCCATGCACGACGTGATGGCGATCAACCAGCGCTATGCTGCCAAACTGACGGCCTCAACCAATCCGGCAACCAAACAGCAGATCGTCGCGCGCGCGAAGCAAAAGGCCGTATCAGCGATCACGTCACACGGATTGTCGGTCGGCCAGTA
This sequence is a window from Acidiphilium acidophilum. Protein-coding genes within it:
- a CDS encoding DUF4168 domain-containing protein, producing the protein MAHRNATISSIRLGAGLLAATLIAAPAFAQTMAPGTTPGTSSGTMMPAGPASSATIARAGRAMHDVMAINQRYAAKLTASTNPATKQQIVARAKQKAVSAITSHGLSVGQYNQVLASAQSNPALRRQLLSDAGLSGAAPTAHD